One window of the Rhizorhabdus dicambivorans genome contains the following:
- a CDS encoding TonB-dependent receptor, with the protein MDGYVYNRALDQNGPHERTGQGRISARWEPTSSFRSDNRIDYFRSRVNNAYSFVLTGCPVSAPIVETAAKSCGSYLAAGGRPYTSLGYESVSPKNFANVNFWEASSTNALDVGPGTLSAITGYINQKVNALTQPIPLPLPGAVGGNQGSPVYLGERFHQFSQEVRYQPQTGGTFEYMFGGYYSNSHLYNYNYVGFFFLPFGAFSPLGTTNAATQVTGSPKLHEDDRTLSAFASLTVRPIARVRINLGARYSNIHKEAVRDVTLGTSTGAVPSTYVPFTSPTLNVYAGILGADLGQFAQLKRTDDKFMPSAGIQYDAAKDVMLYATYSKGFKAGGYSAASLANSFEPETVNAYEVGMKSRFLDRRLTLNTAVFRSDYSNLQESTIVISNAGTIISLVQNAAKSRSQGVEVSASCRVSTEFTLSADVAGLDSKYTTYTNGACTVLGNFLSTTCRQDLSGKRRPYAPKWSGNIAANISLPVASDYRLHIDPVMYFSSKFFESATADPLLTQKGYAKFDLRLGVGPSNERWMLSVIGKNLSNVATSGFRQQVTNSSAVYALPDRPRAIALQFSIKG; encoded by the coding sequence ATGGACGGCTACGTTTACAACCGCGCACTCGATCAAAATGGTCCGCATGAACGCACGGGTCAGGGGCGCATTTCCGCTCGCTGGGAACCGACCAGCTCGTTCCGATCGGACAATCGGATCGACTACTTTCGGTCGCGCGTGAACAACGCATATTCGTTTGTATTGACCGGCTGCCCGGTAAGCGCGCCCATCGTTGAAACAGCGGCGAAAAGCTGCGGTTCGTACCTCGCAGCAGGCGGCCGTCCCTACACATCCCTTGGATATGAGAGCGTCTCTCCGAAGAACTTTGCGAACGTGAATTTCTGGGAGGCGTCGTCGACAAACGCGCTCGACGTCGGGCCCGGTACCCTCTCAGCAATCACCGGGTACATAAACCAGAAGGTCAACGCGCTCACACAACCGATCCCGCTGCCTCTGCCGGGCGCGGTCGGCGGCAATCAAGGATCGCCGGTCTATCTGGGCGAGCGTTTTCATCAGTTTAGCCAGGAAGTGCGCTATCAGCCGCAAACCGGCGGCACGTTCGAATACATGTTCGGTGGCTACTACTCGAACTCTCACCTCTACAATTACAACTACGTAGGCTTCTTTTTCCTGCCCTTCGGCGCTTTCAGCCCGCTTGGAACTACGAACGCAGCGACCCAGGTCACTGGCAGCCCGAAGCTGCATGAGGACGACCGCACTTTGTCGGCCTTTGCTTCGCTGACGGTTCGCCCGATCGCGCGCGTCCGCATCAACCTTGGTGCGCGCTACTCGAACATCCACAAGGAAGCCGTCCGCGACGTCACGCTCGGCACATCAACCGGCGCTGTACCGTCGACCTATGTCCCATTCACTTCGCCAACGCTCAATGTCTATGCTGGCATCCTAGGCGCCGATCTGGGTCAGTTTGCCCAGCTCAAGCGGACCGACGACAAATTCATGCCGTCCGCCGGCATCCAGTATGATGCTGCGAAAGATGTGATGCTTTACGCGACTTACTCCAAAGGCTTCAAAGCTGGCGGGTATAGCGCTGCTTCGCTCGCAAACTCGTTCGAGCCCGAGACGGTCAACGCGTACGAGGTTGGCATGAAAAGCCGCTTCCTCGATCGCCGATTGACGCTCAACACCGCGGTGTTCCGTAGCGACTACAGTAACCTCCAGGAATCGACGATCGTCATCTCCAATGCCGGGACCATCATCTCGCTGGTGCAGAATGCTGCGAAATCGCGTTCGCAGGGTGTCGAGGTGAGCGCGAGCTGCCGGGTTTCTACTGAATTCACGCTCAGCGCAGACGTTGCCGGACTTGATTCGAAGTACACCACCTACACCAATGGCGCCTGCACTGTGCTGGGGAACTTTCTGTCGACGACGTGCCGGCAGGATTTGAGCGGCAAGCGGCGGCCTTATGCTCCGAAATGGAGCGGCAACATCGCCGCCAATATCTCGTTGCCTGTCGCCAGCGACTATCGCCTGCACATCGATCCGGTGATGTATTTCAGTTCGAAATTTTTCGAGAGTGCAACTGCCGATCCGCTTTTGACGCAAAAGGGCTACGCCAAATTTGATCTGCGCCTTGGCGTAGGCCCGAGCAACGAACGTTGGATGCTGTCGGTCATCGGCAAGAATCTATCGAATGTGGCGACCTCCGGCTTCCGCCAGCAGGTCACAAATTCGTCTGCTGTCTATGCACTGCCCGACCGCCCACGCGCCATCGCCTTGCAGTTCTCGATCAAGGGATAA